One genomic window of Mucilaginibacter sp. SJ includes the following:
- a CDS encoding MutS-related protein — MEQKIINDYTQRASLAATEAAKYKKLANTYSLLRLGIFAMVAVTIAFAIHFDNFSIIAIAFVLLVFAFAWLVARQSAFEKQKQYYDDLQQVNENEIGNIQAHSNIYGDGARYSNDKHFYTSDLDIYGNASLYQLINRTATTPGNNKLAGWLNAPASKQTVSQRQEAVKEIAAKNSWKLDLQTRLIFAIKQDVNQLKNLFKYLHIPLDMPGEKWLAAYTKIAPYLFTALLVVAYFYSPAKLAAIVVGLFNMGVVFSKAAYISKADLIAGKIGDTLSNYAGVFKCIEDQQWQATYNNILAQQLKTDKTSAKIKELGELINKLNYHLNLLIGFVLNLFFLWDIRQIIAIENWKRQNQDSLEAAFDVIAEFESLLSLAGLAINYPDWSFPFIDDRPGYTLTAKAIAHPLIDAAKRIENDYELDDTFKVDIITGSNMAGKSTFLRTVGINTVLALSGAPVCAKSMQVSVITIISYMRIKDSLNESTSTFKAELDRLQMLLAAVENEPKVFFLIDEMLRGTNSVDKYLGSKAVIEQLIRKNAVGMVATHDLQIAHLETKYPDYVRNFYFDIQVVNGEMLFDYKIKHGECKTFNASLLLKQIGIEVGEE; from the coding sequence ATGGAACAAAAAATTATAAACGATTATACGCAAAGAGCAAGCCTCGCCGCTACAGAAGCGGCCAAATATAAAAAGCTTGCCAATACCTATTCGCTGCTGAGGCTCGGCATATTTGCTATGGTGGCTGTAACTATAGCCTTTGCCATTCACTTCGACAATTTTAGTATCATCGCCATAGCCTTTGTATTGTTGGTTTTTGCCTTTGCCTGGCTGGTAGCGCGCCAAAGCGCTTTTGAAAAGCAGAAACAGTATTATGACGACCTGCAACAGGTAAATGAAAACGAGATAGGCAATATTCAAGCGCACAGCAATATTTATGGCGATGGTGCGCGTTATAGCAACGATAAACACTTTTACACTTCCGATTTGGATATTTACGGCAATGCCTCCTTATACCAACTCATCAACCGCACCGCCACCACGCCGGGTAATAATAAACTGGCGGGTTGGCTCAATGCCCCGGCAAGCAAGCAAACCGTATCACAACGACAGGAAGCTGTTAAAGAAATAGCCGCTAAGAACAGCTGGAAGCTCGATCTTCAAACACGGCTCATTTTCGCCATAAAGCAGGATGTAAACCAGCTTAAAAACCTTTTCAAATACCTGCACATTCCGCTCGATATGCCAGGCGAAAAATGGCTTGCCGCTTATACCAAAATAGCGCCTTACCTGTTTACGGCGTTGCTGGTAGTCGCTTATTTTTATTCGCCGGCGAAGCTTGCGGCCATCGTGGTTGGCTTGTTTAATATGGGGGTGGTGTTTTCAAAAGCAGCCTACATCAGCAAAGCCGATCTTATTGCCGGTAAAATAGGTGATACCTTATCCAACTATGCCGGTGTATTTAAATGCATTGAAGATCAGCAATGGCAGGCCACCTATAACAATATATTGGCGCAACAGCTAAAAACAGATAAAACATCAGCCAAAATAAAAGAGCTGGGGGAGCTGATCAATAAGCTTAATTATCACCTTAACCTATTAATCGGCTTTGTGCTTAACCTGTTTTTTTTGTGGGATATCCGCCAGATCATCGCCATTGAAAACTGGAAACGTCAAAACCAGGACAGCCTTGAAGCCGCTTTTGATGTCATTGCCGAATTTGAATCGCTCCTGAGCCTGGCCGGTTTAGCAATAAACTACCCTGATTGGAGTTTTCCTTTTATTGACGACAGACCAGGTTATACGCTTACTGCCAAAGCCATCGCCCATCCGCTTATTGATGCTGCCAAACGTATTGAAAATGATTATGAGTTGGATGACACTTTTAAAGTTGATATCATCACCGGATCAAACATGGCCGGTAAGAGTACCTTTTTGCGTACGGTGGGTATTAATACCGTGCTGGCCTTAAGCGGTGCACCTGTTTGCGCCAAAAGCATGCAGGTATCGGTGATCACCATCATCAGTTACATGCGCATCAAGGATTCGCTCAATGAAAGTACTTCGACTTTTAAGGCCGAGCTCGACCGTCTGCAAATGTTGCTGGCCGCGGTTGAAAATGAGCCGAAAGTATTTTTCCTGATAGATGAAATGCTGCGGGGTACCAATTCGGTTGATAAATACCTCGGCTCAAAGGCGGTTATCGAGCAGCTCATCCGCAAAAATGCGGTGGGTATGGTAGCAACTCACGATTTACAGATAGCCCATCTCGAAACCAAATATCCTGATTACGTACGTAATTTTTATTTTGATATCCAGGTGGTAAATGGCGAAATGCTGTTTGATTACAAGATCAAGCACGGTGAATGCAAAACTTTTAATGCCTCGCTATTGCTTAAACAGATAGGGATTGAGGTGGGGGAAGAGTAA